TTCCAGTATTCAATTGTCGCTCCTTTGATAGTCAAAACACCAAAATAACACGAGATGGAATTGAAATCGATTAAAAGTTTTTGCGTCATTAGCATAATGAAATCAATTAGTTACGCAAATTAGTTTAAAAACGTTGGGACAGTAGTGATATTTTTACCGGTTTTTAAGGCTAAATCTTACAACTTTGAAGCTAAAATAGGGTAAAAAAGTTACAGATTTGTCAGGCTAAAGTTGACAACTTTATTTTACCTTTATTGGCTTAGCAATATGGTGGCTATATCCCCCGATCGCTAGTTATATTCAATGGTTAATAAAGTTTCCGAGGTAAATAGCTATGGATAACTGGTTGAATGTAGGAATTGACGGCCAAGGTTGTTGGCCGAGGGAAGAATCTACCATTAAATTTGGTGGGTATGAACTTCTCTTAAAACCTGCTACTAGAAAAACAGAACAGTCCGTTCATATCAATCTTGTTAAGGAAAAAATATCTTCCGAAGATGCGATGACTCTTATTAATAGATTATTGAGTGTTCTTTCTTGGTGCGATGGCGGTAGTAAGGGTATGGATATTATAGATGGCCTTGGATGGTCCGGAAACCCAATTCCTGTGGAAATCCCAATAAGAAATAGAATGATTGGTTCTTCTATTGCATTTTCATTTTATAAAGAAATGGATAAGAATCCAAAAACACGGTTAGCTCTTGCTCTTTACAGGGAAGGCCTGGTATCCGATTCGGTTCCTGTATCATTTTTGAGTTTTTTTAAGATCATAAACATTTTTTATAATGATAAAACTATTCGCATAAAAAAGCAAAAGCCTTACAACCAATTAGTTGAAGGCTTAAGAAGCTTGATTCCGCATGCAAAATGCGATTTGGCCAAGCAAAGGCTGCAGGAACTTAGTAAGGTAGTCAACGATATTCCTAAATATCTATATAAACGTCGATGCGCAATTGCCCATTCATTTACAGATCCCGCGATAGATCCAGACAATGTAATGGAATCAAGGGATTTATCTAAAGATTTATGGATTGTAAGTTCAATAGCAGACTATCTAATAGAAAATAAGCTGGGTGTTTCAAGATCGATATTGGGGTGATTCAGAAACGCTGTCTCATTTCTGAATTTATAAAGGGAGAATAAAATGGCTAATTGTTTATTCTGTAAATCAGAAATTAATAAAAATCGTTTGAAATAAAGGGACCGTTTCTGATTTCTGACTGATGGGATAAAGAATTGAAAGGAGACTGGCGTGATTAGGACAGTGAATATGAAGAAGGAGATCGTGGTAACGGTGGCAAATAAGATGGGGGTTTTGGCGGATATGTGCAAGGTAGTGGCTGATCACGGAATAAACCTAGAGGCTTTTGTGGGTTATGGTATGGGCAAAGAAACTAAGATTCATCTGCTAACCGTGGATAACCTGCGCGCTTCTGATGCTTTGAAAAAAGCAGGGTACAGGTCACAGGAAGAAAAGAGCGTGATAGTGATTGATCTTGAAAACAAGATTGGCGCGTTAAAATTAGTGACCGAAAAGTTATCGCAGGAAGCGGTAGATATAAAATATACCTATGGCACTACCTGTTCTTTGGGCTGTCCGGCAACCATAGTGATCTCTACCAGTGATAACGAAAGGGCCTTTGTAGCCTTGAAGAAAGCCTAGGGAATTTTAGTGATTGGCAGGTAATTAATGGGCGAATTCCAGGGATACGATTTTTAATTGGGAGAGATAAAATATGGCTAAAAAGTGTAAGAAATGCAAGGTGCCGCTAGAGGGCTTTCTTTATAAGTGGATAGCTTTGAAGTTATTCGGAGTTAAGCCTTCGGAAAAAAATTCTGAACTCTGTAATAAATGCGAGAATAAATAAAGATGTTTTACGGGACCGAATACGAAAAATAGAAACGGTCCCATTGTTTTTTATCTACCTTGACTCAGTAGAATGCTGTGAGGGTGCAGCAGGAGGTGGAGCTTTGGGGATGAAGAAAAAGGAAGTGTATAGAATATGTTTAGATTAAAGAAAAATGTGAAGCGCCCCCATTTTCTCCATTTTCCATTTTTGGTGGGAAATAGGAATCGTTCCTATTTTTTGGTAAGTTTAGTTTTTCTCATTTTGATTGGAAATTCATTTTTTGGTTGCGTGAACCGCAGAGAAAAAATTCAAAAACTAATTCATGAGTTAGCGCTATGGCAGGAAGGTGATCATCGCGGGTATAGTCGAATTACAAATGCTCTGATAAGAATCGGTAAGCCAGCAGTCCCTGATTTAATTAAAACCTTGAAAGACGAGAATTATTCTAACAGATATAGTATAATTTATGTCCTTAGCAGAATCCGTGATGAATCAGTAATTCCTGTTTTTGAGGAGCTAATAAAAAAAGACAAAGAGCCATATATTCGAATTAGTGCAATTTCGTCGTTGAGTGAATTAAGCAGTAAAACACAACCAATCCCGGGTGTCTTAATTGACGCATTATATGATGAAGATGCGAACGTCCGAGAAAATGTAGTACGAAACTTAGCAAATTTTGGTCCACAAGCGGTCCCTGTATTAGTCAAAACTTTATTAGAAGATAAAGAACCCTCTGTCCGAAAACCAGCAGCATGGCATTTAGGATATATTGGTGACAAATCAACAGTCCCGAAATTAAAAAAATTATTGAATTTAGAAAATCATCCAAGTGTCCGGCTGAAAGTATCAACAGCCCTGGTAAGGTTAGGGGACGAATCTGCCTTACCAGTTGTTCTTCAATTTTTGAAACATGAAGATGCGTCAGTCCGAGAAGATACAATATGGGCATTGGAAGAAATTTTTGTCTATCAGCCAGCACTTACTTCACAAATAGTTTTCCCTTTGATTGATTCTCTGAAGGATGAACATTGGACTGTCCGCAGGGGTGCAGCATTCCTGTTAAGCAGAATTGGTTGTAAGTCAGCAATTCCTTCATTACAGGACCTATTAAAAGATAAAGATAAACTTGTTCGTTCAGAGGCAAAAGAAGCTATAAACAAGATAAAAGCAAATAGAGCAAAAACCAGTTTTGGGTATTGAAGTCTTTAAGGGAATGCTTAAGACAAGGATCGGAATTGTGCCTTTGCCTAAGAAGGGCGAGAGAAGTTTAGGCGGCCATGCAATTGCTGCTTGCGGTTATGACGACGAAAAGGAATTAGTCAAGTTTAAAAATTCTTGGTCTGAAAAGTGGGGAGATAAAGGATTCGGATATTTACCCTATACTTACATTGAGCGTTATATGATGGACGCTTGGAGCTCAGTAGATATCGAGGATCCTAATCCGCTGACGCTGGCGAGTGTGTTGAGTTATCAGAAGAGGGCTTTGGGTTAAAATTTTAGGGCATGAAAAATGTATGGGATTACTTGAATAAAGAGATATAATATATGCG
The sequence above is drawn from the bacterium genome and encodes:
- a CDS encoding ACT domain-containing protein; this translates as MKKEIVVTVANKMGVLADMCKVVADHGINLEAFVGYGMGKETKIHLLTVDNLRASDALKKAGYRSQEEKSVIVIDLENKIGALKLVTEKLSQEAVDIKYTYGTTCSLGCPATIVISTSDNERAFVALKKA
- a CDS encoding HEAT repeat domain-containing protein, encoding MFRLKKNVKRPHFLHFPFLVGNRNRSYFLVSLVFLILIGNSFFGCVNRREKIQKLIHELALWQEGDHRGYSRITNALIRIGKPAVPDLIKTLKDENYSNRYSIIYVLSRIRDESVIPVFEELIKKDKEPYIRISAISSLSELSSKTQPIPGVLIDALYDEDANVRENVVRNLANFGPQAVPVLVKTLLEDKEPSVRKPAAWHLGYIGDKSTVPKLKKLLNLENHPSVRLKVSTALVRLGDESALPVVLQFLKHEDASVREDTIWALEEIFVYQPALTSQIVFPLIDSLKDEHWTVRRGAAFLLSRIGCKSAIPSLQDLLKDKDKLVRSEAKEAINKIKANRAKTSFGY
- a CDS encoding C1 family peptidase, translating into MLKTRIGIVPLPKKGERSLGGHAIAACGYDDEKELVKFKNSWSEKWGDKGFGYLPYTYIERYMMDAWSSVDIEDPNPLTLASVLSYQKRALG